Within the Gadus chalcogrammus isolate NIFS_2021 chromosome 15, NIFS_Gcha_1.0, whole genome shotgun sequence genome, the region ATCACCGTCGTCGTATCATGGTGATGCGCCGTGTTCTAAGCCGTGGGGGAGGGTTTATCTGTTCCATACACTTACCCCGGTAGTGGGTTTTAGATCATGAACGACACGTTAGCTCAGAATAAATACTGTTAATACACAATGACACCAACAGGCACACAGGGATAAAGGCGCAAAGGGAAAAAGAACAGACGGAAGACTTCAGAGACGCCTGGTCATTGAGGCTTGTGTTTGCTGATACAACACTGAATGTCTGAGCCCCAGACGGTTCAGTTTCTTTGCAACTGTTGACGACAGGTGGGAGAATGAATCTGATGAGTTAGCCCGTTGCGTGTTTACCATGGCGCTAGTTGATGTATGTGCTTTTAGATCCTGAATGGAAAATTATGTTGTGaggtcaaggtcaaggtcaaACTGTTTACTGAAGATCAACGGGCTGGTTGAAGGTCACGGTCAAACAGTTCTCTGAAGATCAAAGGGTTCTCTGAAGGTCAAGGTCAAACAGTCATCTGAAGACCAAAGGGGTTCTCTGAAGGTCAAGGTCAAACAGTAATCTGAAGACCAAAGGGGTTCTCTGAAGAGATGGCTCCATGCGTTTGTGGGGTTCCCCAAGGTCAacgtgttctgtgtgtttcgGACAGTGACTTCTTCTCAGCACGTCACCAGGAGGACAAGGAGACCAGGAGGTCGCAGGAGGAGAAAAacaaggaggcggaggaagaggctcttccaccaccaccacctccacctgtctccAGCAAAGGCAAGAAGGCTGGGGAGACAGGTAGCACCACCCATTACACTTGCACCACACTGTTCCTGGAGGTCCATACCAgtgatatatattatttattgataCATATGCAACTACGTTGTTCCAGCTACAAAGGGCGCCAGTGCAGAGAAGCTCATCCCTCCGTGCGTGCCACCAGAGCCGGAGGTCCCTGGCAGCCTGGCCGTGGGTGCCGTGTCCCTGGCCGTGGCTAAAAGTGGGGCACTGATACGGGACGTCCCTCTCTACAAACACATCCTCGCCCTGAGAAGTCAGGTGGGTCAGAGAGGAGGCCCCCGAGCAGCACTGTTCATGTATGCCATACCCCGGTTAaacacatttagcagacgctttgatcCCAAGTGACGTTACATTAAGACACAATTTAGGTATtgcattgaggagcaggtggtcGTTGTGGTGTCTTAGTCACGACCATGGGGGTTCCAACCCATAATCTTATGGCTAGGGGTTCAACACCATAACCAGTGCACATTTAACATAagtgacacagacacaggcacagaaCAAATACatgatgcacacatacatgtgtgcATCGTGTATTTGTTCTGTGCTTAACAAaccgtgcatgtgcatgtgtgatcaTACATGTATAAACACAGAACAAGTAAGAGGGACCGGCTGAATGTAGTGAACGACGCTGTGTGCCTTTAAACAGAGTGAGTTCCGGGTACCAGTGCCCTTGGTGACGTTGCTGAGCTGCGGTAAATCCTCTCCAGGCAAACTGAACTTGTTGGAGGAAGTCATCCTCATCCCCAGACCAGGACAACGCGTCGCACAAGTACTCCAgcatctctctctttgtcctcgTCTTCACCCATAGCTTTTGTCACCATACGTGAATGTTCTGCCATTTTCAATGACACGCCTTGCAGCCACACGACAACATAGATCCACCTTTTGTGGTTGCCATGTTGCATTGGGTTTTGATTCAGTTTCAATGTGTTTACCGCCAAGGTTAACACTGAAGTCATCCCTACAGGGACGGTAAACATACACGCAGCAAACGTAAGGCGATGACCTGCTGTCGATTGGCTATAGTATAAGTGGCAACCGAATAGTTTGAGCCAAACCATTGGCAGAAGTTCCATGTTTCAACAGAGGAGGCGCCGCTGTCCACTGTGGGTGGATGCTATGTTAGTGGTTGGTTGTATTGTTCACGTGAAACTCATTGAATCTCTCCTTGAACAGGTGATTTCCATGGCCCTCCAGATCCACGAAGAGTTGATGAGAATAATGAATAGCAGTACGTCAAAAGCCGGGGTGAGGGTCATCTGCCAACGCTTTCACTCGCGTAGGGCTGGGGAAGCACAGATGAGCAGTTCGGCGATGGAATGAGTTCAGTTTGGCTCTCTGATAATATTTGGGGGAACCTCCGTCCGAAAGTGGGCCGCATTTGGTTGGGTTCTCTTAGCAGCCTGGAGGAACCTCCCTCCTGAAGTCAACCAGCTTTTTCTGGGTTCTCAAAGAATGCTGGAAGGAACCTCCATCCGCCAGTCGACCGCTTTCAGTTGGGATCTTCAGATCTCTTTCTCGAGAACCCAGCTGAATGCAGTCGACTTGTGTatggaggcaaaaaaaaaagcactgagCTGGGCTAAGGTGTCAAACATGTCCATTGCACAGCAACTTCAAATCCCCTCGAAAGCCTAGTTGCCCTGCAAGGTTACCCTGACACCATGGAAGCCAGCAGAGgtcacctcccctcaccttcAGTGAATAGTATTGCTTagaccttctcctccttctccattcTGTGGTGAAGAGAGTGGTGAAGGAGAACGCGGCGCACTCACAGTCTTAATAACCTCGGGAGGGACGGCAGCTCCCTCTCCATCCAAAGCTACACGTTGTTATCGTTCATGGGAATAATTAGCTCTCAGACATACCCCACGCACACCTTTTCTACCTATACATCCTCAACACGGCGGTAAAGTTGTGGAGGACGAGCGGTGACATTGGAGAGGTTAAATAGATGGGCCTTTTATTCCCCAGCAGCCCACGCAGGCGGGCCCAATGAGCGAGGCGGGCGCGCCGGTCCTGGTGTGCGAGCGGCCAGAGCAGGCACTGGATCTCGTGGTGGAGGCGTGCGGCAACCTTGGGCTGACACCGGGCGAAGATATCCGTCTGGGGTTGAACTGCGCGGCTGATCGGCTCATGGACTACGTAAGATCAACGCGAACCCTCGCCGCCATGTTGTCTGGTTGATGTAAGATACAGATATGGTGACTTAAGGAGGCAATCGGGCTGTTGTAACCAGCAATGCTATTTTAAATGCATCTTAAATGTGTATTCCAATTATGGCTGGGTGAGTTTGCCAAAATCTTAATTGAATATAGCCATAATGATATATATAACAACACGTTTTCCGGTAATTCAATTAATAAatagtataaaaaaatattattttgtatacTGTGTGAATTCCATACAAAAGCAAACATTAATAAATGTCAAGAATAGGAGCGGTAAGGGTTTGGAGACATGGATAAAATCTAATTTAGACACTGTTATCGCGACAATATCTCGGGGAGTTATATTGGTGCTTTCTCAAAGTCTTTACATTTTCCAAACTAACTCCTTAGGAACAAATAAGGCCCACATCATTTCATCAAGAGCTTTTATTCTATAGTTTTACCAATGTGCAGAGACTCACGTCCTGTTCCTGCTCCCCTCAGTCCAAGGGGAAGTATGAGGTGATCGCGGGGAGCCTCAAGTCTCCAGATGAGCTGGTGGATATGTACCAGGCTCTGCTCCTAAAGTACCCAGCCGTGGCGGCCCTCATCCAGCCCCTCAGGAAGGAGGTACCCCCTCGCCCATCACCAACACATCCGGCCCTATGCGTCTTGTTAATAGAGTTTCTTCCTGAAACCTGAAACAATATGAAACAGAAGGTGTTTTTAGCCAGAGAATAACCAAATACATCGAAACGTAGTTCAGTAATGTCCATTTTCTACTGTTACATTAATACAGTGTATACTAATCAAGTGTTATTGTCTACTTTTAATTGAACCATATTTaacctactgtgtgtgtattttctctTTGATCAGGACGTCGACCAATGGGAGAGGCTGAGCTCTGTTATTGGAGCGTCCTGCTCCCTGCTCTGTGACATGAGTGGTTTGTCAGCATCtcgagccccgccccctgccctcccAGGGGTGAAAGGTCAAGTTCTGCAGCAGGTGAATGGGACCAAAGTGAGCGACCTCATTCGAATCATGATGGAAAACCCTGGTATGTCcttagtatgtgtgtgcatgtgtgtgtgtgtttgctagttTGTGTGGTGCAGTGTGCGTGTGGTATGGGATCATAAAAACATGGaacatgaaaaagaaaaacatgcagAGCTACACAATTGAACATAACACGTTTAGTGCAAGGACATCTGCCTCCAGACCTTAAATCAAAATCCTTTcgaatttgtatgtgtgttataCACAGCTACATACACCCAAtacgtgtatgagtgtgtttgtgtcattgtgtgtgtattagtgtgtatgagcgtgtattgtatgtgtgtgtgtgtgtgagtattcgtttgaatgcatgtttgtgcctgtttgtgtacgtgtgtgttcatatgaCTGTGTCCCTGCTAAAGGGCAGAGGGGGTGCTCCATAGCGACAGTGTGAGTTTGAGGCGATAATTCGTTAATGTACCAGATGTATTATTCATAGCTTGTGCTGTGCTGTCAATAGGCTGCTGTTTTACTGAGCTGTAAGGTTGGGGTGAGTTCATAGAAAACGGTGGGCTGCATCAAAACTGTTTAGTACTCAGGCCGTTCACAAATAATAGAATACTCAATTGCAAAAAGTGTTTAACAGATTTTACAAACCATAGTGGTAGCCGTGGTATTGGTTGAAGagatggtgagtgtgtgtgtgtgtgtgtgtgtgtgtgtgtgtgtgtgtgtgtgtgtgtgtgtgtgtgtgtgtgtgtgtgtgtgtgtgtgtgtgtgtgtgtgtgtgtcagatgcaGTGATCCTGTCGAGCTCACACAGCGAGCCGTGCGGCGAGGACTGTCTCTCAGACCTAGTGAGTCTCTGTCTACTTGTCCTGTCATATTGTTTCAGCAGTCCTGTCCTAGTTCTGTCCTATTGTTTCAGCTGTCCTGTCCTAGTCCTGTCCTATTGTTTCAGCTATCCTCTCCTAGTCCTGTCCTATTGTTTcagctgtcctctcctcctcttcctagtCCTGTCCTATTGTTTCAGCTGTCCTGTCCTAGTCCGGTCCTATTGTTTCATCTGTCCTCTCCTAGTCCTGTCCTATTGTTtcatctgtcctctcctcctcttcctagtCCTGTCATATTGTTTCAACTGTCCTCTCCTAGTCCTTTCCTATTGATTCagctgtcctcccctcctcctagtCCTGTCTTATCGATATAGGTTATACACAATCTACTTTACCTCCATGTGCCCTGACATTATGGTACAGAAATAAGCATTTAAACGGTTGAGTGGCTTGGCGCTCACTTCCTGTGCTGAGTGTGATGTCAGTGACCTGTGTATTGTGCTTCCTTCCTGTGGAGGCGGTGGGGCTGGGCGTGGCCTACGTCAGGCTGGGAGGTCTGCAGGGTGGACACAGGCTCGCTAAATACAACCGGCTGATTGCCATAGAAGAAGAGCTGGCGCAGCAGGGAACCCTGGGTAGGGGCCCACTCGCTCACTGCCCTCACCTCCACATCCTCCACCGCCCCGCTTCCCCCTTGTGTTTCCCCATTTGAGCGTTGACATATAAAAGGAGGCTAgacaaagatagatagatagagaggcggagatagagggagaacggagatggggagacagaggggggagggaaagagggagaatgagagaaggaaggaggcaAGGGAagtcgacagacagacagacagacagacagacagacagacagacagacagacagacagacagacagacagacagacagacagacagacagacagatatatttGGGGTGTGAAAGCCTGTATCTATGGAGGGCACATCTCTGTTGGAACATGAAAGGAAAACGTGTCATGAATCatagaaaagtgtgtgtgtgtgtgtgtgtgtgtgtgtgtgtgtgtgtgtgtgtgtgtgtgtgtgtgtgtgtgtgtgtgtgtgtgtgtgtgtgtgtgtgtgtgtgtgtgtgtgtgtgtgtgtgtgtgtgtgtgtgtgtgtgtgtgtgtgtgtgtgaatggaccAGGGGGAAATACCTTGGATCTGTTAATTGGCCAACTAattataaacagacacacacacaaacagaaattcATGGCCTTTGGACCATCTCTGAATGGGGAGTTCATCTTTGTGGGACAATCAGCCAGCAGCTGAATACGTTTTGCGAAAAGTACTCATTCTCtatttattgatttgtttgttggttGTGTTCagtggggagcgggggagggggaaacaTTCTCAGTACAGATAAATACTTCAGATAGTACTGGAACACAGAGACGGACTGGAAGAGAGGAGgccaagagagagggaagaggagagggagccgGATAGAGCTGGAGGAAGAGGGTAGAGAAGACACAGTTGACCCAGACAGAGCTGACGGTTGAGGGGACAGGATGGACCGgaagagacccagagagaggtggtggtagagggtagaggagagaagagaaaccCAGAGAGAGCTGTCGGAAGAGGGTCGAGGAGACACACTTGAcccagacagaggcagagggtagaggaggggagacccagagagaggtggTAGAGGGGAGACCTAGAGTTAGTGGGTAAGGagagcctggagggggggggggggggggatatgagaAACTACCCCCCCCTGGTCTCAGTGCAGCCATCTTCAACCCTCATCTCCCCATCACTTGTAtgctgtaaaaatgtttgttcaTCCCTTAATTATTCTGTATTTGTCTGTTGTCTGCAGTGTCCCGGACCACGCTGCCAGctcccctgtgtgtgggagttAACATAGAAGACGCAGGCATCAGTGAGGAGGTTTAAGAAGGACGAGTCTTCTCCTTTTACGTGTTTGCACAAAAGACATTTCACCAGATTCTTATTAAAATGCACCATTTCTCAATACAtgttattatttgttttgtgcAAGGAAAGTACCGTAGTTATGCAGTTAAGTGCAAGTGTAGGTCAAGCACTCCTTTTAGAAATGCGAGTGCATTTCATTATACCAACAAGTCAATTTTTTTGGGTTGCGACATGCCCTGTCGAGACTGAAGGAAATTAATGTATTttacacttacaaacacacaacaggttTTTCAAAGATCTGTGAAATACAAGCGAAGAGCCGAGAAACCTGTGCTTAACAGCAACTTATTAGTGTGTGTTGAACACCTGTGTGCACCTTGGccttgtggagagagagagagagagagagagagagagagagagagagagacaaagacagacagacaggcaggcaggcaggcaggcaggcaggcaggcaggcaggcaggcaggcaggcaggcaggcaggcaggcaggcagacaggcagacaggcagacagacagacagacatgatcGATGCCCCAGCAGGTGCAGAGCCATCGGCTGATGACTGCAGACAATCAAAGGCTCTCCCGGGGCCCAGGCTGGGAGTGCTGAACAAGTGGTCGGCCATTTGTTATCTGCCTTCTTttactcccctctctccccccttctacCCTCCCCCTAACATAGCATATATTATTAGTTTTGAAACATAACTATTAAATATtcatataattaaataaatcgGTTGAAAGTATTATtggaatacatatatatatatatatatatatatatatatatatatatatatatatatataaataactgATTTAGAGTGAAGTGGATACAATGTAATACAATTAAATGGACAGAACTCATAAAATATAAAAGGCTAGAATTAGAAATAAATATAGTGAGATGAGTATGTTAGAAAGAGAATTAAGATTGTTAAAATAGGACTACGATCAAATTGATTGACAGACaatatttaaaggggacatattatgaaaaccaCACTTTTCCTgcgtgctcccacacgcatacaaacttcgAATCTCACCCACATGATTTTTTGGGTGAGATATGCATATCTGAAAGtacccgcctacagttaccaaacgagcgtgTCAGTTTTGgtgccccctcctacgtaggaagggggaggaagggaggaagggggcacatttgaatatttcctcccacttccccacccccctccaaacAGAGCATAGCttagattttgtggaccagcggacgagcagctccatcggagctgccggactgccgccatgGTACCCCcagccggaggaggagacatggaggagaaagctgagcttcccttcggcggcagtccagcagctccggcccggggagctcggcggcagctcAACTCCCGGAGTacattccctttctcctccatgtcgcggtacAATATGGACTtcaggggccggttgcaccaactgggcgtaagcctggtcgtaactacgcctggtcgtaacttggcgttctaagtccaacctaaccgttacgccggttgcaccaactgggcttagcgttcttttcattaagaccaggcgtaaatcctacgcctggtcaggggcaggcgtagagttgaaattccaggctgtttctatagcaattacatccaatccaatgcagctttaccaccatccttgcaacgcttcgctaaactgcatttcaaagcacagccggcgatatgatcagtgttcacagatcgactgcctgtcgggaagatatcgctggccgattagtccgttctcaacttataatcagttgtgaatgttgttttaactatgtttatatattttatacaggccgacacattaaacaaatctctcctacagaaacattcccgtctaaatgcctgctcgtcgtaaaccagacattacaaatacatattttaattatattcgtttgcagtgttttattgttaggcattaacacaattgatgaatgacaatgagtgaacgaatgaattatttatttcggtgtccaacagcatgtcaaataaaatagtaaacagctgttgtcacgaggtatcctagcaacgcggtgatatgcgcataccatggaacattcacatggccgcatggctaagaccgggcgtagttaagaccaggcgtaagtcccgttggtgcaaccggcgttagttccattctaacgccaggtcgtaactaagacctacttagcagttacgaccaggcttagttacgcccagttggtgcaaccggccccagagtgtcaatgccaaagttcctttcccccaaatctcaaccatggccgagataacccccactacgagtctttacttgttgtggaagtacaagagacgtcagacgcagtctttatgattcataataccatccaaggcgcacatagcttttggccgtgatattagatataatcgATAAATAcctttataccacggtctgggggtatactcgattctgattggctgcagggtgtgcattaacccctgatatacggacacctgctaagtagttccagtcaaattgtctgttcagccttccaAACGAGAGCTTTTAAATTgggaaaaatgcattaaactgtacggttatatgctatggaccctatagtatctgtggtataaaggctgggacgaatttcaaataaTGAATATATACACTTTAAGTTGAAAGTATAgcccgtcgcgattcccattgaaacgaatggcgcggtgattcggCTTCAAAACGAAAGCTGGTAAAtggtgaaaaatgaattaaactgtaatcagacaacgcggttatatgctatagaccctagagtatctgtggtataaaggctgggacgaatttcgaattataaatatgtacaatgcataacgttagctctctggctcatagctgggcggactagaatacctcttgttgccaagtcgtagcagGTCCTTCCTATTTAATGGAGGAGTGAACAtggtttccgttgcataagaaccttacgggagggtaatgattgttccaggtattagtccgaccctcaggcgttaccagggaaacagttatggcttgtgaaaaactttatatatGGTTTGTAAAATgcattaaaatataaatgaatggtcttaatttattttctttgacaAGTGAcaatggtataagcgggataatgcccttagaggtgtccattatcaggaattaatggactttgcggaggcaaccgtcctccgctgcgcgtcggacTGTTCTAAGGCCTCCGAGTCGTCCAATAATTCCTgttaatggacacctcgtcgggcattatctcttacatatattatataatattattattattatattatattatatagataaagAGCTcaaggagtccgcaaacggcaacaatcactttcctccatgctgtggttcactctgacagctcattggtcaatgggcagaaACTCaattgcattaaagctacaggcACCAGAAACGgcacattctgaagggactgaaacagaggggaatggCGGTAggtgagattttttttcctaaaagctatttccagcaaagagcttcaaaaatatgttttctggaactcatattctatgtttacttgttgggaaaacaccataatatgtctcctttaaatctTCTCTTTAACAGTGTGACTCATATGTGTGTGAGCTTTATTATGAGAAATGGGAAATGTCCTGGTGCAGACTTGTGGACTGAGAAGATAATAGGAGGCCACACCCACacgtatgcgcacacacacacactctcacaaagaCATCCACACATTTGATGTCCCTTTTACACGCACTCACTCTCTCATACAGATTCTTTCctttctcacagacacacacccaatctCTGTCTTACACATACgcgctctcactcacacacacacacacacactgacacagagctCTTCAATGTGGCCCAACAAACAGGccggtcattgtgtgtgtgtgtgtgggtgggtgtgtgtgtgtgtgtgtgggtgtgtgtgtgtgtgtgttcctggagGAAGTAATTATGAGAGTGTAGGACTGGAGGTATAAAGGTCCATTCCTCAGCCctgggagagaccagagaagaCACAAGGAGCTCAGCTGTATGGATACAgtggagaggacacacacacacaaacacactcactctcacacacacaaacacacacgcaaatgcacacagagGCATACACCCAATGACATGAACGCacgcaagtacacacacacacccatacacttgcgcacacacacacgcacacacacacacacacacacacacagaacaatggTGTGGCCTTACACAGGCAGCCTTCAGCCTGTCAGGGAGGTTGTCCTCTTGTTAGGTCTCTTATTTACTATCTTCCTCTCCCTGTGTGACACCGTAGGCCTTCGTCTGTTATTCCCATTGTCAAACCAATACAATCCCCTCTGCGTTTGTTTTCATGCAGATCAGTGGCTGGGAAGACCTGACAAGAGAGCTCATTATTTAACAAGTGAcagttatatatttatatagaacCGGCCAAATGGCTGCAATTAACCTCGTTAGACACACAGGCCTTTCTGCTCTTTTTTGATTCACTTTGATCAGCCTGGTTGGGTGCTGCGGCTTCACATCAATTGTGTAAACAtgtgcatgcacagacacacacacacacacacacacacacacacacacacacacacacacacacacacacacacacacacacacacacacacacacacacacacacacacacacacacacacacacacacaaaggcagcaTCTTTTTTCAGAGCACGTCTGGCCCCCTACCAGGCAATTACTTtgttttgaaaataataaaacgaAACAAGAAAATAGTTCAAATTAAAGTGttgcacaaacatgcagaaaAAGAGCCCTCTAATTGTCCGGTCCATAAAGGCTCCGGAACACTCCACATGGAAGACCCGCCATTGTGGCGGCCCAACAAGGCCGCGCACCGCCAGCGGCTTTGCAAAATAAAAGCGTAGCAAATAATTACATGTTGCATGGCAATCAGTGGCGatcctatcccccccccccccccccgcgcgtcTATACCCGCGGCCCTGGCATACGGAGCAGCGTACCGCTGCCGTAACCTCACTTCCTTAGAGCACAGGAAACACAATGGCGTCACGGCGCACAGAAAGTCTGCCAGTATTAGGAGCAGTGAGGAAGTTTAccaaggtttcaaatcaacgtGTAATCcagccactgtagaaatacccTTATTACAGAGGTAGAAATACCCTTCATCCCTTATGAAAGCTTCATCAGTATTCCTCAGTAGAATACAAAATGACTTAACAAGGAAACTAGCGTAGCTTAGCCTCGTGCAGATAAGTTCTTCTATAACACAGAAGGGCCGCTGGATCGCAGAATAGTGTTTGCCCAATGCAAAATGATCACTCATTGACATGGGAGGATATAAGGATACACGGAGAGGCCGATGACATAAATCAATAACGTGAGccctctcttcatctcgtcAGGCGCTTGGCTGTGGAGTAGGGCTCACTCTCACCACGTTATCCGAGCTCCTCCGGCGTATGAGTATAGTTACTGCGCCATGGAGAGAAGAAAAACAACCAAACCCAAGGCCAAGCGACAACCGTTCATTTGGGAGTCCTGTAAGTCTGCCGAAATCCATTCACAGATGACTGTGCTTTGTCCACCGAGAGGCCTATTGTGGCGGCCTAAGTCTGCCATTAAACACAATTAAAGAGTGTGACTTCCACTGTAATTGCTGCTGCAGTCAGTCAAGGTGCCGGAAGACGAATTTTTCGGACGACAGAGGAGGAGATGCATTGAACAGGGCCAAGTTTAGAGCTCAGAGCTGGGGGAGGCTCGGCAACGCTGAAGCCTTCACCGGGGCTGGACTCAAGCTCTTTATGTGGCCTGGACTCAAGCTCTTTATCTGGCCTGGAAATTGCAGCTAATTGCTAAATGAACCCTAAAGCCTTAATTAGTGGCGGACACAAAGGGTGATGGACAGAGCGCTCGGCGGATGGCTCTCACGTTTCACTCCCTCACTGAAGCAGCCGTCTGGGAACCGTGGCCAGGTGTCCATGAAAGAGCCAGCCAAACAAAAAGCCCACCATCGTAGCTAACTGACCATGGCGGCCATTGTAAATACATTTGGAGGGCGCTGGTTGATCCCACCGCCCgtaccccacctcccctccaccctcccatcGCCTCGTAGTTAAAGACACACCTTTAACGATGGCTTAACCTCGGGGTGACGCGGTCAAATGCCGGTGTGTATTCTAAAGAGGCCGGTTTAGCTGGACTAAGCCCCCGCTCTCTGCTCTGAAACTCTGGCTAATGTTAAATCTGTCACttgctcctccacacacacacacacacacacacacacacacacacacacacacacacacacacacacacagacacacacacacacacacacacacacacacacacacacacacacacacacacacacacacacaaacacatgcacagtaaGCGGCAGTGgccaaaacaaaatggtggGGAATATATTGACCACCATTTTGTGCATTGAGGGGTATTTGGGAAGAGAGTAATTGGGGCGAGAGAATAAtca harbors:
- the LOC130405115 gene encoding enolase 4-like: MASNKGYPRCDVKVSEEERDFYEMKNRACEFYTRNKVPQQIENVLNEMFFAKPDDIYGYLANFFMKLSAPPRISGLNGREVYDSQGQLAVQAEVMCTIRNEQKLTSCAGVPAGNDQWRMQGPDLGKGRAHHITTGLEWIKGPLSELLKGCDPCDQTGVDNILSDFFSARHQEDKETRRSQEEKNKEAEEEALPPPPPPPVSSKGKKAGETATKGASAEKLIPPCVPPEPEVPGSLAVGAVSLAVAKSGALIRDVPLYKHILALRSQSEFRVPVPLVTLLSCGKSSPGKLNLLEEVILIPRPGQRVAQVISMALQIHEELMRIMNSSTSKAGVRAGPMSEAGAPVLVCERPEQALDLVVEACGNLGLTPGEDIRLGLNCAADRLMDYSKGKYEVIAGSLKSPDELVDMYQALLLKYPAVAALIQPLRKEDVDQWERLSSVIGASCSLLCDMSGLSASRAPPPALPGVKGQVLQQVNGTKVSDLIRIMMENPDAVILSSSHSEPCGEDCLSDLAVGLGVAYVRLGGLQGGHRLAKYNRLIAIEEELAQQGTLVSRTTLPAPLCVGVNIEDAGISEEV